The genomic segment ctctgcctgagaccctggagagccgctgccagtctgagtagacaatactaaccttaatggaccaagggtctgattcagtataaggcagcttcatgtgttcatgtgttcaccttctAAAAATGAATGAAATCTCAGATGCTCAGAGGGGTACATCTGCCATTCTCAAGAACATacgaaaaaccctgctggatcagaccaaggtccatcaagtcccgcagtctgttcacacaggggccaaccaggtgcctttaggaagcccagcAGCTGGCTTTATTTCAGATGCACAACTACAGCGAGTCACTTTTGCACGTATTTTATTGTTTGCCACCTTTCACCCTCACATACAATGCAGCTGCCACAGATCTGTTCTCCTTTACTGTGTGTTCTCTGGTGCTatcgagttagggttgccaaccctgggttgggaaattcctggagatttggcaatggagccaggggggtgggggtgggaccttagcagggtataatgtttCTCCCATACGTTCTTGCCCAGGAATTAAAATCACAGGGAAAGGCCTTcctccatttagacattaggaagaattttctaacagtgagagtggTTGTTGCTTGTATTGTGTTTTCCATAATGTTTTAttcgtaagccaccttgagttccccaAGAGACAAAGGCGGATactaaatgctttaaataaataattgaatgCTTTATCATTTTATGGTATGCATTGATGTGACCCGCACTGAGCCTGGCCATCCATGGCAGGgatagggcaggatataaatctaataaatactaataacaatacataaataaataaaacataatgcCCTAGATTcgtgtccccacccccacccccactccaaagcagccattttttccaggggaactgatctctgtcacctggagatcaggagtaatttaaggagatctccagccaccacctgtcaGCTGGGAAGACCATGAGTCTATTCCAAACTGGAAGCGATGGAATTGCTTTGTATGGTTTTGTTCGGGACGTTTGTGGAACAtaccaggtttgtttgtttgttgttcctGGTGGGGGGAAATTTGGACAGAAGCTCCTGAAGTTAGGAAGGATGGAAGTGAAAGAtttcagcagggaaagaggaactcTTCCCAGAGCCTCTGCCCTACTTCGAGCTTGTCCTTTGGGTCACGGGGCTCGAGCTGGTGCTGCAGCCAGTTCTGTGAAGTCCTTTTTTAAACGGTTGCTTTCCCcccagtgatctccagccaccatctgtagGCTGGGAATCCTATGActctattaagaacataagaaaggccatgctggataaaaccaaggtccagcagtctgttctcacagtggccaaccaggtgcctctaggaagcccacaaacaagactactgcagcagcactgtcctgcctgtgttccacggcacctaatagaataggcatgctcccctgaccttggagagaatagctatgcatcatgactagtatcctttttgactagtagccatggctagccctctcctccatgaacatgtcccctcctctcttaaagccatccccacatcctggggcagggagttccacaagttaaccatCGCAAATTGGAAGCGACGGGTTTGCTTTGTATGGTTCCCTTCACGACATTTATGGAACACACCAGGTTTGGAGGCTTTGTCTGTTTGCTTGTTTGCTCCTGGTGTTTAGAAGGCTTCTTGTGCCATATAGGAATTATTTGCATCATTTGGAGTTTAACTTGCATTAAACTTGTACGTATCCAGAAAACATTTTCATGGTTTAGTTTTTAATCATATTGTTGGCCTTGTCCgctgttttttgcttgaccttctaggtacTTCATTCTGTTTATAGGGTTACGTTTTTGTCGTcgtcccccctcctctctttttttgaaCTTTGGGGAACATTTGGACAGAAGCTGCTGAAGTTAGGAAGGATGGGCCTGAAAGATttcaggagggaaagaggagctCTTTCCAgagcctctgccccccccccctttgggctTGTCCTTTGGGTcatggggctggagcctgagctGCAACTAGTCCCGTGAAGCCCTTTATAAAAGGTTTGCAGGGGAAGGGCCACAGCCAGGCAGACTTCTTGGCTCCAGGCTGTTGTCGTCGGGGCGGAGGGGTGCGGAGGCGGCGCAGGAGCCGGCGCTGGCTCGTTTCCCCAGCGGGCAGGCGGGGAGCGCACTTTGCACATGGCCAGGAGCCCGTGGCCGCCCCAACGGGAGCGCCGCTTCGAAGTCTGGCGGGACTACCTGCAGCTGGCCCGCCTGGTGGCGGAGATGGGCAGGCAGGCGGCCCCGGGGACGCGGGAGGTGCCGGCCGAGGCCGGCTCccccggggcggcggcggcggggtgcAACTTCTGCTCCTTCTGCAAGCACAACGGGGAATCGCGGGGCGTGTACGCCTCCCACCGCCTCAAGGACCCCGAGGGCCGGGTGAGCTGCCCCATCCTCCGGCAGTACACCTGCCCCCAGTGCGGGGCCACCGGCGACGCGGCCCACACCCGCCGCTTCTGCCCCCTCACCCGGCGGGGCTACACCTCCGTCTACAGCAGCAGCCAGCGGAACTCCGCcggcaggaagaagaggaaggcgAGTCCGGGGGTTCGAGACCCGggcggggaaggaaggaaggggggccgGTCTgggggccatttacgcacgggaggttttgccttgggtttgccgctctctagatcagtggttcccaacctttttttgaccagggaccactaggacttttttgttcggtgcagggaccccaaggttcaaaataaaaattccgagaatttgaaaataaactttaatcataactgttagttaaacattaaacttagaataatatttgaatatatatttttataatagaaaacttttaattaaaatattaatttattatgggtttataactttgtttcacggaccttaatttagttctcgcggacccctgggggtccatggacccctggttgggaaccagtgctctagatgcacattctcccTACCCTAATTCttaaaactccaaaataagcccccatgtagagttttgagaattcggatggggctgcggctcagtggcagagcctctgcttggcgtgcagaaggtcccaggttcagtccccccatctccagtgaaagggactagggcaggtaggtgatgtgaaagacccctgcctgagaccctggagagccgctgccggtctgagtggacactactgactttgatggacctggggtccgattcagtagaaggcagcttcatgtgttcatgtgactttgatagaccagattcagtagaaggcagctttatgtgttggggagaggctgtggcttagtggtagagcctctgcttggtgtgcagaaggtccccagttcaatccccggcagcatctccagttaaagggactgggcaagtaggtgatatgaaagtcccctgcctgagaccctggagagccgctgctggtctgagtagacaatactgactttggtggacctggggtctgattcagtagaaggcagcttcatgtgttccttttttcccttcttctttcctccacccGCAGGTTTAAAAGTACCGTGACTGCTCAGCCAGTTCCCCCTTCGCAGAGTGCTAAGTCAAACGAagtaagttgttgttgttgttgttgttattaaaacTCAGTGTCatcaatagtagaaaagagctagagtccagtatcaccttaaagactaacaaaatttctggcagggtctgagcttttgttagccacagctcagttcttcagatacagctagaatgtgatcaTCAATATCATCAAAAAATTTCTCCCTTTTCTGTAATTGTCAAGATAAATAGAAAAATGCATTCAATACTAAGCTCTCTGTCAATAATTTGATtcggttttatgtattttttaaattacattgtttgtttttaaaaggtttgctATCGTTGTTTGTTAAAGTGGTgggaaattaataaaaaattattttttaaaaaaaggaggggagcagAGAGGCCAGggctaggcctagggttgccagctccagggtgggaaattcgtggagatttggggatggatcctgggaagGATGGCCTTTGGAAAGGAGAGGGATCCCAGCGGGGTATGATGCCATGGGgtacaccctctgaagctgccattttctcgacTGATCTCTAGTCATccagagattggttgtaattccaggagagctccgggccccacctggaggttggcaaccctacaaatggctTGGTCGGAAGGGGTTTCACTGCTTTCGTGCCAAGGACTTGCATTAGGCCAGCCAGCTCCAGCACACTTTTATTTGATTGAATGTGTTTTTACTTTCTGGattagtctgcctttctcgctgaggCTAGAGGCGGATTACAGGATTTGAAAGAGGGTGATCAGAGAGTAAAATGACCAATGAGAACAATGCAGGACTAGGGTTGCAGAGTTGAAGAGCAATGCAAACAAaattgggtttaaattacgggtgggaagatactggctggatattagggggggaattttacagtaagagttgttcagcagtggcatcagctgcctagggaggtggtgaggctccccctcaatggcagtctccaagcagcagctggacaaacacttgtcagggatgctctaggccaggggtgtcaaacataaggcctgagggccggatctggccccttgagaattcttgtctggcccgcaagccaggcaaggcagccaccactcttgatctgggctggtgtggcatggcccggccctaccaagtgatatttatgtcatatctggccctcataacaattgagtttgacaaccctgctctaggctgatcctgtatggccccttccaactcttaagaTTTTGAAAAACTATATAAGGCAAGGTGTGCTGTAAATGATGAAGATAGTGGATTACAAGGTtataagacaatgcagtaaaagcaggcAATATCTACCATAATCATTGCTATTCCATTAGAAAGATACCCTCTTGCGTATGGAATGATTGTTCCCTATCCAAGGCCCACAGACATGCAATTTCAAAATGCAGACTCCTGGGTGCGAGAAAAGGCTGTGGCATCCCCAGCCTGCCATGGCTTGTGCAGttggtgcggggggtggggggtggagagggtaagtcagaggcagtgtggtgtagtggttagagtatcagactaagatatggaagaaccaggttcagatccccgctctgccatggaagcttgctgggtaaactTGGGCTGCTCACACAGACCAAATTTTTCCCAATTCAGTATGAGAATGGGGATGTTCAAACTTGCATGCTCCATTCTGATTGTAGATTCTGATTCCACCCCAAGTGGTGTAGGCTGGCCAACCTACCCAACAAGACAATCATTCTTAATTGACTGAAACCAAGAAATGAGTTAGGTAGCATTTTATtgcaagacagccagtgtggtgtagtgattggaATACTgggctaggatccgggagacctgggttcgaatccctgctctgccatgaaagcttgctgggtgaccttgggccagtcatagaatcatagagttggaagggaccaccagggtcatctagtccaaccccctgcacaatgcaggaaattcacaactacctcccccacacctccagtgaccccctactccatgcccagaagatggccaagatgccctccctttcatgatctgcctaaggtcacagaatccacattgctgacagatggccatctagcctctgcttaaaaatctccagggaaggagagctcaccacctcccgaggaagcctgttccactgaggaaccactctaactgttagaaaattcttcctaatatctagacggaaactcttttgatttaatttcagcccattcatactggtctgaccttctggggcaacagaaaacaacttggcaccctcctctctatgacagcccttcaagtacttgaagatggttatcatatcccctctcagtcttctcctcttcaggctaaacatatgcagctccttcaacctttcctcataggacgtggtctccagacccctcaccatctttgtcgccctcctctgatgctctcagtctaatctacctcacagggttgttgtgaggataaaactgaggagaggagaatgacgtaagctgctttaggtccccattgcggagaaaggcggggtataagtgaagtaaaataaaatacatttcgaGCTGACTAGATTCCAGATCGCTTTCCCCtattaaacagaaaaataaaaagtagcaCCCACATAACTTCAAGTAGAATGAGCCACTCTGCTGTTAAATACAGGAATATAGGAAGACTGGACTGGTTTGATGATTTTCTATTTTCCCAAGAACCCTGAAGGATTCCAAAAGTTGCAGGCAAGTAGCATAAGTTAACTTGTTTGCGATTTATCTTCCCTGACGATGCACAGAGTAGGGTGAGGGTGTTAGAATGCACCTTgagagctagagttgccagcctccaggtaggacctggaaatctcctggaatcacaacagatctctagaCCGCAGAGAAACTGTCGAGTTTCCTGAAAGTCTGGCAGACGGTAAAAAGGCATTCAGGTCTTCTGGAAATTCCATTTTGGGAAAACGCAATAGTCCTTTAAGAAAGAATTCTGATGAGTGAGAGTTTGCCCGTGTTTTGGGTACACACACGTGCACTCAGTAGATTGGACGATATATGGAATTTAGTCCCCACATTTTATGTCAGAACTCAGGCATTAGTTTGTCCGGTATAACTTTAGACTTTGTCTAATTCTTAAACAGGAGATAAAACTAATTCTTAACAGGAGATAAAACTATATCTAAACCCTGCCATGTCAGACTGCAGATGGAGgaccaattaattaattaattaatctctctctcacacacacctgcTCTTAGAAAACTGTTAAGAGAAAGTCTAGCCCTTTCCCTGACATAGTAATTTTCTAGGTGCAGGGAATTTTATTTACGGGGCTTTACCCACCACCACTCATGGGTATTTCTAAGAACCATGCTTCAGTTCTAATGGAGTAAAGCCAGCCAGGAATAACCATTTTTGAGAGGAAAAactgattaaaaataaatatgtgttTGTTCCTTTTTTAGGCACTTTTAGGCACACACCTCGCACTTTTCCTGAAGTTTAGGAAGGCTGGGATTGTTACAGCTCCCATGGAGTGGTTAATCTGCAGGAATCAATCTAAACATCCAGAAGCAATCCAGAGAAAACACAGGGAGAAACCTAGACGACAGACTTCACCCTGGTGGCATATCACACCCGGGATCTGGCAATCGGTTTTTGTATAGTTAATGTTATTTCTTTgttatacaaatatatattttgtttatgtTTAAAACGCAAATTTTCTGCTGTGTCTGTCTTTTTCCAAGAAATTTCTCAGCTGAATTTCTTtgttatacaaatatatatattgtttatgtTTAAAACGCAAATGTTCTGCTGTGTCTGTCTTTTTCCAAGAAATTTCTCAGCTGAATTTCTTTGTTATACAAATTTCTTTGTTATACAAATTTCTTTgttatacaaatatatattttgtttatgtTTAAAACGCAAATGTTCTGCTGTGTCTGTCTTTTTCCAAGAAATTTCTAAGCTGAATGAAAGATGATGGATTTTTAACTGGAACATATTCACACATAAGGCACATAAGGCAAACAAGAACTACAAACAAAGACCTCAATGGAGTACTTTTAAGTTTCAGtgggaaaaatttaaatataagGTAACTCTTATATCAACATCAGTGGGACACTGCTTGCATGGTGCCCAAATATAGCACATTGTTTCCTCTCAAAACTGGGAAattttaaagcaataaaataaaaccgGTCTATATCGGTAAAGATTATCAACATTTTGCAGGTACAGAGTGAAACTGGCCATTAACAGAGTGAAACTGGCCATTAAATAGGATTTTGTTTTTACCATTTACATTCTAAAAGGCCTATGTTTTGGACTAATACAGGACTGCAGATAATTGCAAGACCACATGGCAGAGTTCTTCACGTTTTGCATGGGAAAATCTGACCATTGATATGGGTTGAGAATACAGCAATTTGTGCATGCTGTTTGTTAGAGATGTCAAGGGAATGGTTTTGTACCAAGATGCAAAACCCAATTATCATCTGCAAGGATTCCTTACATAGCTGTTGGCCAAATTACATCAATGCAAAGTGAAGATCCATGGTACAGTTCTGCTCTTTGTAGCTTTCCTTTAATGCTAGCTAATAGTTCTACACCACTGCTTTGAATATTAGGAAAGGAACACTCACACAGGTATGAACTGCTCCTTTTTTTCTGAAGGAGTTTGCTGTagttggggaagggggtggaTTTAGATGGACTCAACAGTGCAAGAAAGAATGATTTCATACCCTCGACTTCCAGCACCGCTTCCCCAATCTTCAAAAGCAGGAGTGTGGCAGTAAGGGGAGCAGTTAACTAGTTTAAAAAAGCAACATCAAACCTGTAGGTTTCCTGATGAAGGTTTCCCCACATAATGTCGAGTTTCACCTTGCAACAGTTCAAGGGTTATTAACATttgggtattattattattttattaattatttaaatttatagcccaccctcatacCCAGCCAGGCCGGGCTAAGAGCAGGTAACAACACTTtaaaagcaatataaaacaaaaaacttCCAATTAAGTTTTAATTGGAATTGGTAAGTAATTATCATTGATAAGCCACTGACCTCTGCCATTGTGGTTTTAAACATCTGCTTCTACATTGTGCATTATGACTGCTTTGCTAGTCACAGATGATGGAACATCACTAGAACAGAGAAAATCCTTACATACGTTAAAGCTAGCATTCACAAACgacacttttttcttcttcactgtaCATTGCATGTTTGTCATAGCACTCAGGCTGTGAGGCAAAAGCTTTCCTGATTGCCTGTATCTCCGAAATTTCAGCCTCTTGAAGGAATCCAGATCCCGGTGGGTATTCATGACCAGCCGGCTAGAAAGAACACAACCCACAATGTGTTCCATATTAGCAAACTTCTCACCCAACCTACAGAAATAAAATTAGGCATCAACCCTCCCACTCCAAGATTTAGTCACATGCAAACTTCCTTCGCCCTCAGTATATCAGCATTAACTAAAGCCGGCTCTGATTAAGAACCAAAAGGAATACAAGGAATTTAATAGGAAAGACAGGTTTTATTAGCAAATTCCACTGAGCTGTTAGATATTCATGTAATCAGCCAACGTGCTTATAAAACACAACCACTCCCATCACATCCAAAGCTGTGAGCATTCACAATTGTGTAGCCATGACATTGTTCATGGTGGTTTAGGCTTTCTCTGAGCAGTCAATAGGACTGTCGAGTGAAGTTTTGGTAGTGCAGGAGGCTATGCTGTTGCTTTGGATGCCCTGGTAGTCACAGTGTATAATTATTCTTTTGCCCTTTAATTTAGGAGTTCACCTGTTGTATGCAGCACTGTATATGACATGAAAATATGACCTTACTTGAGATTAGACAGCTCTTTAATCAGTCCACAAACAACGTCTGTTGCATCTTCTTCCTTGGATGGATCACAAATTCCTGCCATCATCTCCtccctgattttatttttaaaatgaaaaaaactaGAGCACAGATCAAAATTGTTATGTTCCTAAGTTTAAAAAGAGGCCTTAAAACTGCACGCGTCGTGCCTTTTTAAACAGCTCAACTGAAATGAAAACATGGCAGTGCAAAACAGAAATTAGGACATTTTATATTCAAAATGTTTTCATAGGTATTAATGTAAAACTCTGACTGACTGGCTCATGATTGACAGTTGCTCTTTTAGCACACAAGTGTCTGGGATGGATTATCAGCACAAGTCAGTAGACGGGATATTACAATAGTGTTGCTGAATTTGAAGTTCCATGAAAACTTACTTCCCATACCAGGTTAACTGTCTGCATGATAGTAAGCATATTCAATTCTGTGTGATATTACTAGTTGTCATCTTGACCCTCTTCAGGTTGGTACAGGTAGTTTTGGGCTCATGCACATATCTAAAAACACCAGTatgaactgaagaagtgagctcaagaaagctcataccctaccagaaatcttgttagtctttacggtgctactgcactcttgctcttttctactgctacagatcaGACTTATACGGCTACTCATCGTGATCTACCAGTATGAACTGTTCACACAAATGCTCTGATTATAGCTATAAGCATTAATCACACCACTGTATTTATGTACCATTCAGCTTTGATGTTGAATTACATTTTTGTTTCGCCCTTCTCAAGAAGGTAAACAGtacccttcctcattttatctcaGAGAAGGTGACTGGCACAAGGATACCTAATGAGTTCATGGCTGATTTGAATCAACACTCATATATAGTGACTCTACATTAAGCACTTAAAATTCTAAGTATTATTGTTGGTCAGCTACTTGTGACCAGAGTCTCAGAGAAAAGAACTCCCCATGCATTGCATTTGTGATCAGCAAACATGACGCTTCCCCTCTCTCCAAATGTTTATTAGATCCCTATGTTAGAATTCCCAATCCTGCTACCCAGGTGTACTCCCTCCATCAAAACTATGAGCAGAGATACTCAGTCTTCCCTTTGTAGCCAGCAATACCTACTAGGACAGGTGCAAATTGGAATTCATCTCCCCATTCACAGAAAGAACAAGAATCCACTtggctatagctcagtggtggaTTACATTGTCTAGGTTCAGCATCCAACATTTTCAGTGGAAAGGTCGCAGGTAGTACTGCTGGGATAGAGTTCTTTGCCTGAAACTTTGCTGCTAATCAGGTTTGGCCTAGATGAAGCAATGTTCCGTCTGGTAGTTCATTGTATCCCAATTCATTATATCCTTAACCCAAACTTTAAAAAGAGGCATCTTATATATGATATATGCAGAGATCTCTACAAAGTATACACATTTATTGGCGCATTCTCTTTTACTGCATGTTGCCCCTCAAACTTCTGTTACCTTGTCCAAGGACAGAATGAAGATGACAATACCCACTTGCTCTGATGTTCCAAGAAGTCCACTCCCGCACTAGCAAAGAAAGATCATGCTGGGAAATCCACTTACCTGGCATTGTTTGGAAGAACTATATTATCAACAGATTCTGTTCCACTTGCAGCACATGAATCATCTGGAGAGAGCGACTGGAGGGAGAGAAATAAAGTACAGAGTACAGGGATGTGTTTCAATATAGCAGTGTACTTCTGGTTTAGTAGATTGTAGCTATGCTGCTCTAGGGAATTCCACATTGATGCAACATCATGCCAGCGTTAACAGTAATGCCAGCACACAGACCATAATTAGATAGTGGCAGGGGTGGAGCAGGTCTTCTTCAAATCCCGCAAAACTTCCAGCTTAGGATTCTGCTCCTAACAGTGTGAAGTAACAGGAGAGCCGTgattgcttaggactgcagcgtATCTGGCAAGAATCACCCTTTTCTAAGAcaactgacttcagtggaattaGAAGGATGTTAGGATGAAGTTGTTAGATGGTAACAACCTCAGCTGTTTTGTGGGGCAGGAAGCTGGCAGAGGGATTTGTTTTTCACTCCCATTGAATTAAATGGGACTGTTTATATTTACACTGGAATTTTCACCAGTGTAATGATATGCAGGGGGCCGGACATGGACTGAGGGGGATTAGGATACTAAGCCCTGCCCTCTCCAGTGCCACCCATTTCTGGCCCCTATGTTGGTATGCCTGTGCCAATACCAGATTTATACCAGTATGGGGTTAGCAGGGCATTCTGCCAGTTTATCTCTGGAGGTACGCCGAGATCTCCAAATTCTGGTGTCATGAGATTTAGTTGTTGCCCTAGGCAGTTTATAGGTTGTTTTTAGGATTGTGCCCattagcattatttatttatttgtttatttaaaacatttatttctacCTTTTAGGAGCTTTATACCTTATAGGAATTCAAGTTGGCTCACAATGTAAATAATAcagcaaaaaggtaaaggtagtcccctgtgcaagcaccgggtcattcctaacccacagggtgacgtcacatcccgacgtttactaggtagactatgtttacggggtagtttgccagtgccttccccagtcatctacactttacccccagtaagctgggtattcattttaccgaccttggaaggatggaaggctgag from the Euleptes europaea isolate rEulEur1 chromosome 1, rEulEur1.hap1, whole genome shotgun sequence genome contains:
- the NANOS3 gene encoding nanos homolog 3; translated protein: MARSPWPPQRERRFEVWRDYLQLARLVAEMGRQAAPGTREVPAEAGSPGAAAAGCNFCSFCKHNGESRGVYASHRLKDPEGRVSCPILRQYTCPQCGATGDAAHTRRFCPLTRRGYTSVYSSSQRNSAGRKKRKV